A window of Argopecten irradians isolate NY chromosome 14, Ai_NY, whole genome shotgun sequence contains these coding sequences:
- the LOC138307188 gene encoding retinoblastoma-associated protein-like yields MASEPNGHCDETKQSIVSNGVSAVDTMEIDKSDPDLEKLCSDLDMTDDVQQRAYNMLHLLKNQGDTLQIPKMEMLACAVYIAVVDARMPYGPFDPQLQCGSLEQPAVTVTDILVRTQVRVQTLFRKMHQIRDVISLSEAVKYHLKFLEKKYCIVSALAHRFNKLCENVFNEDQKEETASIPIPLREGVEVRKRLCWTLFIHAKSVLLTEEQIVDAFYILVCCLEVQAALNTVQQLKNILSSAQDEPSVKLKEFYEKCSGPNPGKDISERVVCMEEVFIKQFVNLTSSNQRTVAEQRFTLAKSLYYRVLEAMLQTEKERLSKTDFSTLLNIETLHKSLIACSVEIVLMTYGVSWNTVTKAIGAGDSKFAFPWILEVFEIHSYDFYKVLDSFIKAEPILTKEIVKHLQCIEVQILESLAWEEGSPLFDLLYDSIPASPPENACHEITPSSADLYLSPMRPPLRSRGVSPAGSVLRTAPVTQGSPDKPRRSQSLQIFLNKVSRLGFHRLQQICNLLNVPRDLQHKIWTCFEYCITRKPDLLKNRHLDQIMLCSLYGICKVMEQEIKFKTIVQTYKDLPHSQQHVYKSALIEGDRSDSIIGFYNKVFMHNMKSFILQFVSRQTVSQLSPAVGTSPLSSPVYAVPSRRGFYVSPLRDSPFKPPPSPSHLTPRSRQLYSFGERIGSSEKLQRINETMVKARNGSVTPRSQKRLMFDQMDEPDGQSMALPDDCAVIKKKKVSVKGSEIATVTHEPKFIRDHKKAQNKEDGATR; encoded by the exons ATGGCTTCAGAACCGAACGGACACTGTGATGAGACAAAGCAAAGCAT cgTATCCAACGGTGTATCTGCAGTAGATACAATGGAGATTGATAAGTCTGACCCAGACCTAGAGAAGCTGTGCAGTGACCTTGATATGACTGACGATGTACAACAGCGGGCCTACAACATGCTGCATCTTCTCAAGAATCAGGGAGATACTTTACAG ATCCCCAAAATGGAGATGTTGGCCTGTGCAGTTTACATAGCTGTGGTTGACGCCAG AATGCCCTATGGGCCTTTTGATCCACAGCTGCAGTGTGGATCTTTAGAACAGCCTGCTGTAACAGTCACCGACATCCTGGTTAGGACACAAgtcag AGTGCAGACTCTCTTCAGAAAGATGCATCAGATAAGAGATGTGATCAGTCTAAGTGAAGCAGTCAAGTATCATCTGAAATTTCTGGAGAAAAAATACTGCATTGTCTCGGCGCTTGCTCATCGGTTTAACAA aCTTTGTGAAAATGTCTTTAATGAAGACCAGAAAGA GGAGACAGCATCTATACCTATTCCCCTGAGAGAAGGCGTGGAAGTCAGAAAACGACTGTGTTGGACGCTCTTCATTCATGCTAAAA GTGTTTTACTGACTGAGGAACAGATAGTCGATGCGTTCTACATACTGGTCTGTTGCCTTGaggtaca GGCTGCTTTAAACACAGTCCAACAGCTGAAGAACATTCTAAGTTCTGCTCAGGACGAACCAAGTGTCAAATTAAAAGAATTTTACGAG AAATGCTCAGGACCAAATCCAGGCAAAGACATATCAGAACGGGTTGTGTGTATGGAGgaagtatttataaaacaattcgTAAATCTGACGAGCTCAAATCAGCGAACCGTGGCTGAGCAGAGATTCACCCTGGCCAAGAGTCTTTATTACAGAGTACTGGAGGCCATGCTGCAGAcg GAGAAAGAAAGACTGTCAAAAACTGACTTCAGTACGCTGCTGAACATTGAGACTCTCCATAAATCACTGATTGCCTGTTCTGTGGAAATTGTCCTCATGACATATGGTGTGTCTT GGAACACTGTGACCAAAGCTATCGGTGCTGGAGATTCCAAGTTTGCCTTTCCCTGGATCCTGGAGGTCTTTGAAATCCATTCTTATGATTTCTACAAAGTTTTGGATAGTTTCATCAAAGCAGAACCCATATTAACAAAGGAGATAGTGAAG CACCTGCAGTGCATTGAGGTTCAGATACTGGAGAGCTTGGCATGGGAAGAG GGATCACCACTGTTTGATCTGCTGTATGACAGTATTCCAGCCTCGCCTCCAGAAAATGCTTGCCACGAGATAACACCATCTAGTGCTGACCT TTACCTGTCGCCGATGCGTCCACCGCTGAGGAGCCGAGGAGTAAGTCCAGCTGGATCCGTCTTAAGGACCGCTCCTGTTACACAAGGCAGCCCTGACAAACCGAGACGCTCACAGTCTTTACAAATCTTCCTCAACAAAG TTTCTCGCCTTGGCTTCCACAGACTCCAACAGATCTGTAATTTATTGAATGTGCCCAGAGACCTG CAACATAAGATTTGGACATGCTTTGAATACTGCATCACCAGGAAGCCAGACCTTCTAAAGAACAGACATCTTGATCAG ATCATGTTGTGCTCCCTCTATGGCATCTGTAAAGTTATGGAACAGGAAATCAAGTTCAAGACCATCGTCCAGACCTACAAAGACCTACCTCATTCACAACAACAC GTCTACAAAAGTGCTCTGATAGAAGGCGACAGATCCGACTCGATCATCGGCTTCTACAATAAAGTATTTATGCACAACATGAAGTCTTTCATCCTCCAGTTTGTTTCAAGGCAAACA GTTTCTCAACTATCACCAGCAGTAGGCACTTCCCCATTGAGCTCACCCGTATATGC CGTGCCTAGCAGACGAGGTTTCTATGTCTCTCCACTCCGAGACTCGCCATTTAAACCGCCTCCATCCCCAAGCCATCTTACGCCTAGGAGCAGACAACTCTACAGCTTTGGTGAACGAATTGGG TCGTCGGAGAAACTACAGAGGATCAATGAGACCATGGTGAAAGCTCGAAACGGAAGCGTAACTCCTCGTAGCCAGAAAAGACTCATGTTTGACCAGATGGACGAGCCTGATGGACAAAG CATGGCTTTACCAGATGATTGCGCGGtgataaagaaaaagaaagtgTCTGTTAAAGGATCAGAAATAGCCACTGTGACACACGAACCCAAGTTTATAAG